Proteins encoded by one window of Dermochelys coriacea isolate rDerCor1 chromosome 13, rDerCor1.pri.v4, whole genome shotgun sequence:
- the GDF5 gene encoding growth/differentiation factor 5, producing the protein MKILHFLTLLLWHLTWFYLVLVSVVLSNSEAGQSNPGSKLGLLKAEGKETNPSPRAGTFRTGNHGYSTGTLKPRAKSNTVQAGALLAKNNESKKSLSREGTTDTKVGQSPNRQSGVRTVTPKVQNLGSKASLRKTGTGNTEASSYKTKKTKEPVTQREPKETFKHPPITPHEYMLSLYRTLSDAERKGINGSVKLETGLANTITSFIDKGQDDRAPAIRKQKYIFDISALEKDGLLGAELRILRKKPSETWKPHSPGKTSQVKLFSCPTNRQAATLLDSRTVSIADTPKWEVFDIWKLFRNFKNSVNLCFELEAFDRGRAIDLRSMGLNRTGRQVNEKALFLVFGRTKKRDLFFNEIKARSGQDDKTVYEYLFNQRRKRRAPLATRQGKRPNKNLKARCSKKALHVNFKDMGWDDWIIAPLEYEAYHCEGLCEFPLRSHLEPTNHAVIQTLMNSMDPESTPPTCCVPTRLSPISILFIDSANNVVYKQYEDMVVESCGCR; encoded by the exons ATGAAAATCTTGCACTTTCTCACTTTATTGCTTTGGCACTTGACTTGGTTTTACCTGGTTCTAGTTTCTGTAGTGTTGAGTAATTCCGAAGCAGGTCAGAGTAATCCAGGATCCAAATTAGGATTGttaaaagcagaaggaaaagagaCGAATCCCTCGCCAAGGGCAGGTACCTTTAGGACTGGAAACCATGGATATAGTACTGGGACTTTAAAGCCTAGAGCTAAAAGCAATACTGTTCAAGCTGGAGCTCTATTGGCAAAGAATAATGAATCAAAGAAGAGTCTCTCTAGAGAAGGGACCACAGACACAAAGGTAGGGCAGTCCCCAAACAGACAATCTGGAGTAAGGACAGTGACCCCAAAGGTTCAGAACCTTGGCAGCAAAGCCTCGCTCAGAAAAACTGGCACAGGCAATACTGAAGCCAGTTCTTACAAAACCAAAAAGACTAAAGAGCCTGTAACACAAAGGGAACCTAAAGAGACTTTCAAACACCCCCCTATAACGCCACATGAATACATGCTCTCCCTCTACAGGACTCTCTCGgatgcagaaagaaaaggcatTAATGGAAGTGTAAAACTGGAGACTGGACTTGCCAATACAATAACAAGCTTTATAGATAAAGGACAAG atgaCCGAGCTCCAGccataagaaaacaaaaatatatttttgacatCAGTGCACTAGAAAAAGATGGTTTGTTGGGGGCAGAGCTGCGGATATTAAGGAAAAAGCCCTCTGAGACCTGGAAGCCTCATTCTCCTGGGAAAACTTCCCAAGTGAAATTGTTCAGTTGCCCCACAAACAGACAAGCAgcaactctcctggactctcgCACTGTCAGCATTGCAGATACACCAAAATGGGAAGTATTTGACATTTGGAAACTTTTTAGgaattttaaaaactcagttaACTTGTGTTTTGAACTTGAAGCTTTTGATAGGGGGAGAGCTATTGATCTAAGGAGTATGGGATTGAATAGAACAGGGAGGCAGGTCAATGAAAAGGCTCTCTTCCTGGTATTTGGGAGGACAAAAAAAAGGGACCTGTTTTTCAATGAAATCAAGGCGAGATCAGGCCAAGATGACAAAACTGTTTATGAATACTTGTTCAATCAGCGGAGGAAGAGAAGAGCTCCTCTAGCAACGAGGCAAGGGAAGAGGCCCAACAAGAACCTGAAGGCAAGGTGTAGTAAAAAAGCTCTCCATGTGAATTTTAAGGACATGGGCTGGGATGACTGGATAATAGCCCCTCTGGAATATGAAGCTTATCACTGTGAAGGGCTTTGTGAATTTCCTCTTCGATCTCATTTGGAACCCACCAATCATGCAGTTATCCAAACGCTAATGAACTCAATGGACCCAGAATCTACTCCTCCGACTTGCTGTGTTCCAACCAGACTGAGTCCGATTAGCATTCTCTTTATAGACTCTGCAAATAACGTGGTCTACAAACAATATGAAGACATGGTAGTGGAGTCATGTGGTTGTAGGTAG